From the genome of Geoglobus ahangari, one region includes:
- a CDS encoding aminodeoxychorismate/anthranilate synthase component II, whose amino-acid sequence MILVIDNRDSFVWNLVEYVSLFDRVRVVGNTLTAAEVKRLDPDGIIISPGPGHPENRRDVGNCPEIILKSEVPVLGVCLGHQIIAQVFGGRVERVSPVHGKASLIEHDGKGIFRGVSRPLKAGRYHSLAVTEVPDGFRVTAVSGGVVMGIRSRDGLLEGVQFHPESVLTPRSEGLRIVRNFVEACR is encoded by the coding sequence GTGATCCTCGTCATAGACAACCGCGACTCATTCGTGTGGAACCTCGTCGAATACGTCTCGCTGTTCGACAGGGTGAGGGTTGTGGGAAATACCTTGACGGCTGCAGAGGTGAAAAGGCTCGATCCAGACGGAATCATCATCTCGCCCGGTCCGGGGCATCCTGAGAACAGAAGGGATGTGGGAAACTGCCCGGAGATCATACTGAAGTCTGAAGTCCCCGTTCTCGGGGTCTGTCTCGGACACCAGATCATCGCCCAAGTTTTTGGAGGCAGGGTGGAGAGGGTTAGTCCCGTCCACGGGAAGGCGAGCCTGATCGAGCATGATGGCAAAGGCATCTTTCGCGGGGTTTCAAGGCCGCTGAAGGCCGGGAGGTATCACTCCCTTGCAGTGACTGAAGTGCCGGACGGGTTCAGGGTTACTGCCGTTTCTGGTGGCGTTGTGATGGGCATCAGGAGCAGGGATGGGCTGCTGGAGGGGGTGCAGTTTCACCCCGAGAGTGTGCTGACGCCGAGAAGCGAGGGGCTCAGGATTGTGAGGAACTTTGTGGAGGCCTGCAGATGA
- a CDS encoding phosphoribosylanthranilate isomerase: MIVKVCGIRSTEELELVERYADFTGVVMDGSSRRFAGRERAREIVEVASIPVFVVLTCDSFEEAYKIAGEISAENIQVHSQNFPAEDFQMLKEHGFRLIKAFRIPKHSEDFRRDAVEIIRMIEQYRPDYPLLDTGKGTGEVHDLRVSREVAKAERIILAGGLNPGNVRHAVEFVKPLGVDVSSGVERDGRKDEALVRAFVKEVRG, encoded by the coding sequence ATGATTGTGAAGGTGTGCGGCATAAGGAGCACTGAGGAGCTCGAGCTCGTAGAGAGATATGCGGACTTCACAGGAGTCGTGATGGATGGCAGCTCGAGAAGATTCGCCGGGCGGGAAAGGGCGAGGGAGATAGTGGAGGTGGCCTCGATACCGGTCTTCGTGGTCCTAACATGCGACAGCTTCGAGGAGGCTTACAAAATCGCGGGTGAGATAAGCGCGGAGAACATTCAGGTGCACTCCCAGAATTTTCCGGCTGAGGACTTTCAGATGCTGAAGGAGCACGGATTCAGGCTGATAAAAGCGTTCAGGATTCCAAAGCACTCCGAAGACTTCAGAAGGGATGCAGTGGAAATAATCAGGATGATCGAGCAGTACCGTCCAGACTATCCCCTCCTCGACACCGGGAAGGGTACTGGTGAGGTTCACGACCTGAGGGTCAGCAGGGAGGTTGCAAAGGCTGAGAGAATAATTCTCGCGGGAGGCCTGAATCCCGGGAATGTGAGGCACGCTGTCGAGTTCGTGAAGCCACTGGGTGTGGACGTGTCAAGCGGTGTGGAGAGGGACGGAAGGAAGGATGAGGCCCTTGTAAGGGCATTTGTGAAGGAGGTGAGAGGATGA
- a CDS encoding ACT domain-containing protein has protein sequence MIEVHEEVFAVVNVGSLGNADFFAAVRDADGKLTLILPEKHLKDLEFSEVEKGFRLITFRTKLPFDTVGFIAKVSSALAREGIPILVLSSFSTDHILVRNEHVERAVEILEKVVL, from the coding sequence ATGATTGAGGTTCATGAGGAGGTTTTTGCGGTCGTCAATGTTGGGAGCCTTGGGAATGCGGACTTCTTTGCGGCGGTCAGGGATGCTGACGGGAAGCTCACGCTGATTCTTCCCGAGAAACACCTGAAGGATCTTGAGTTTTCAGAGGTGGAGAAGGGATTCAGGCTGATAACCTTCAGAACCAAGCTCCCGTTCGACACGGTTGGGTTTATAGCCAAGGTATCCTCAGCACTTGCTCGGGAAGGAATCCCGATTCTCGTGCTCTCATCATTCTCCACAGACCACATTCTCGTCAGGAACGAGCATGTCGAGAGAGCGGTCGAGATTCTCGAAAAGGTGGTCTTATGA
- the trpB gene encoding tryptophan synthase subunit beta, protein MRFGEFGGRFVPEMLIPPLEELEEKYEELKESEEFKRELDELLRSYAGRPTPLYYAENLSRKVGGAKIYLKREDLLHSGAHKINNTLGQALLAKHMGKSRLIAETGAGQHGVATAMAGAKLGLKVDVYMGAEDVERQRQNVFRMRLLGANVIPVESGSRTLKDAINEALRDWSRTFESSHYLIGSVVGPHPYPTIVRDFQSVIGREIRAQILEAEGCLPEAIIACVGGGSNAIGAFYEFIKDKEVRLIGVEAGGRGIESGEHAASLNAGEKGVLHGMLSYFLQDEDGQILDTHSISAGLDYPGVGPEHAWLRETGRAEYVTASDDEALAAFMELSRTEGIIPALESSHALAYAMKLAEQLDRDSVVVVNLSGRGDKDMGIVMEVLGNA, encoded by the coding sequence ATGAGGTTTGGCGAGTTTGGAGGAAGGTTTGTCCCTGAGATGCTCATACCTCCGCTTGAGGAGCTTGAGGAGAAGTACGAGGAGCTGAAGGAGAGTGAGGAATTCAAGAGAGAGCTTGATGAGCTGCTGAGGAGCTATGCAGGACGGCCAACACCACTTTACTACGCCGAAAACCTGAGCAGAAAGGTTGGAGGGGCAAAAATCTACCTCAAAAGGGAGGATCTGCTCCACAGCGGAGCCCACAAGATAAACAACACCCTCGGACAGGCTCTTCTCGCCAAGCACATGGGTAAGAGCAGGCTCATAGCCGAGACGGGGGCCGGACAGCATGGTGTAGCAACAGCCATGGCAGGGGCAAAGCTCGGGCTGAAGGTGGACGTGTACATGGGGGCTGAGGATGTTGAAAGGCAGAGGCAGAACGTCTTCAGGATGCGCCTGCTTGGGGCGAACGTAATTCCAGTTGAGAGCGGGAGCAGAACCCTCAAAGATGCAATAAACGAGGCCCTGAGGGACTGGAGCAGAACTTTCGAAAGCTCTCATTACCTCATCGGCTCCGTGGTTGGCCCCCACCCATACCCAACAATTGTCAGGGACTTTCAGTCCGTCATTGGCAGGGAGATCAGGGCACAGATCCTCGAAGCTGAAGGATGTTTGCCAGAGGCAATAATCGCGTGCGTTGGGGGAGGGAGCAACGCCATCGGGGCGTTTTATGAGTTCATCAAGGACAAAGAGGTTAGGTTGATAGGGGTTGAGGCAGGAGGTAGGGGAATAGAGAGCGGGGAGCATGCTGCAAGTCTAAACGCAGGAGAAAAGGGAGTGTTGCACGGAATGCTCTCGTATTTCCTTCAGGATGAGGATGGTCAGATTCTCGACACCCACAGCATCTCAGCTGGCCTTGACTACCCGGGAGTGGGACCAGAGCACGCGTGGCTCAGAGAGACCGGGAGGGCTGAGTACGTAACAGCATCGGATGATGAAGCTCTCGCAGCCTTCATGGAGCTGTCGAGGACTGAGGGGATAATCCCGGCCCTCGAATCTTCCCACGCTCTGGCATATGCGATGAAGCTCGCGGAGCAGCTCGACAGGGATAGCGTTGTGGTAGTGAACCTCTCGGGCAGGGGTGACAAGGATATGGGCATCGTGATGGAGGTGCTGGGGAATGCTTGA
- the trpA gene encoding tryptophan synthase subunit alpha, with protein sequence MLDRSLVTFITAGDPSPKKTLDFMLVLERYSDVIELGIPFSDPVADGSVIQKANVRALKNGFRVRSVFEIVREFREHSERRVVLMTYYNPVFRMGVEKFVRLSAEAGVDGMIVVDLPADSSEEYVRICKKHGIRTIFIASPNTTDERLRVIDNASTGFVYLTSDYGTTGRRDKIGEKAFDLLRRAKNICRNPVGVGFGVSKAEHVRSLIDAGADGVIVGSAIVELVEKHGKDADGYIEERVRELAKGLG encoded by the coding sequence ATGCTTGACAGGTCTCTGGTTACGTTCATCACTGCAGGCGATCCGAGTCCGAAAAAAACCCTGGACTTCATGCTCGTTCTCGAGAGGTACTCTGACGTGATCGAGCTCGGAATCCCATTCAGCGATCCTGTCGCTGACGGCAGTGTGATACAGAAAGCAAACGTCAGAGCATTGAAGAACGGGTTCAGAGTCAGGAGTGTCTTCGAAATCGTGAGGGAGTTCAGAGAGCATTCTGAAAGGAGGGTCGTGCTTATGACCTACTACAACCCCGTGTTCAGGATGGGTGTTGAGAAGTTCGTCAGGCTCTCTGCTGAAGCGGGGGTTGATGGCATGATCGTTGTTGACCTGCCGGCAGACAGCAGCGAGGAGTACGTGAGGATCTGCAAAAAACACGGAATCAGAACGATCTTCATCGCCTCGCCCAACACCACTGACGAGAGGCTGAGGGTTATTGATAACGCGAGCACGGGTTTTGTTTATCTGACCTCTGACTATGGCACGACGGGCAGAAGGGATAAAATCGGGGAGAAAGCTTTCGATCTTCTCAGGAGGGCCAAGAATATTTGCAGGAATCCCGTTGGCGTGGGATTCGGCGTCTCCAAGGCGGAGCATGTCAGAAGTCTGATCGATGCTGGGGCTGACGGGGTGATAGTGGGGAGTGCGATCGTGGAGCTTGTGGAGAAGCATGGCAAAGATGCGGATGGGTACATTGAGGAGAGGGTGAGGGAGCTTGCGAAGGGGCTTGGCTAA
- a CDS encoding PIN domain-containing protein: protein MQKRRLRIFPDTNLFIASAKSGITKSTALIFKLCFSEEIELVGNSVLLEEYRRYKEYLGRSGSILLEVIEEKIRLVEPDIHSVEICKKFMPKNEFADIYHASTCLKADAILITNDKHFDEIKKRRVIQIWSIKEAIENLL from the coding sequence TTGCAAAAGAGAAGATTGAGAATCTTTCCTGATACAAATCTTTTCATCGCGTCGGCGAAGTCTGGAATCACAAAATCTACCGCATTGATATTCAAATTGTGTTTTTCCGAGGAAATAGAGCTTGTTGGAAATTCAGTTCTGCTGGAAGAATACAGAAGATACAAAGAATATCTCGGAAGATCTGGGTCAATTTTACTGGAAGTAATCGAGGAAAAAATCAGGCTTGTTGAACCCGACATTCATAGCGTAGAGATTTGCAAGAAATTTATGCCAAAAAACGAATTTGCCGACATCTACCATGCTTCTACGTGTCTGAAGGCTGACGCCATATTGATTACAAATGACAAGCACTTTGACGAAATAAAAAAGAGGAGAGTGATACAGATCTGGAGTATCAAAGAAGCCATTGAAAATCTTCTTTAG
- a CDS encoding AbrB/MazE/SpoVT family DNA-binding domain-containing protein, whose product MVIAKLDKRGRITIPKEIREELMLREDDELLIFKLSSNILVMRKIDFTQMINEALEEFKSLKSRDIEKIKQDVNEIAKEKIENLS is encoded by the coding sequence ATGGTCATTGCAAAACTCGATAAGAGAGGCAGGATTACAATACCCAAAGAAATAAGAGAGGAGTTAATGCTCAGAGAAGATGATGAACTTCTGATTTTCAAGCTTTCCAGCAACATCCTTGTCATGAGGAAGATAGACTTCACCCAGATGATAAATGAGGCCTTAGAGGAATTCAAATCGTTAAAGAGCAGAGACATCGAAAAAATAAAACAGGATGTGAATGAGATTGCAAAAGAGAAGATTGAGAATCTTTCCTGA
- a CDS encoding ATP-binding cassette domain-containing protein, with the protein MHAIEVLNLEKRFGNTKALDGLTFSVGKGEIYTLLGKNGAGKSTTLKILAGLLRPDNGCARILGRDVRDRKSVLERVGYIPEEPVLFPYLTAREVLMFSARMSGMDEWEDRVRYLLEVISFSPKVEVRSSNSMSWGTKPVTELRRMKVHYIPLLAIPAYLIAEFITLYLPSGLPDYFALYFAIPAVSFMDFLARQESSTFWLYRSSDVVSEFTKVTILKVVLGGYAVYLPSAAFVYPLVSDLIWIYVSTISLPFMSVICTVLALRDLSKPRGEAVTSVRSGKGDGGCCTLLLAVAGSRSYLCSDALCWVLLSPRDSAPATLHAHSEKDWQRGGCRVKAVVYRDKRKSTITFAIFLVGVFLASLAMVYAGLSEAAILAFFVVIYLALRVPLFVFAKSAESVEVDVIEEVETSPSAVFRAMIGNSKAFIICFSSLVAALILFVAIIPQYTFFPLNMLLILLVVSVFRNTRLKVCRQGIVDGGSALIPWSEFSGVRNVGGLIILERRFAFPVVLPERKDLLQTIGDLLGPKASG; encoded by the coding sequence GTGCATGCGATAGAAGTTCTAAATCTCGAAAAAAGATTTGGAAATACAAAAGCCCTTGATGGACTCACATTCAGCGTTGGGAAAGGAGAGATCTACACACTCCTCGGTAAGAACGGTGCTGGCAAAAGCACGACCCTTAAAATTCTTGCAGGGCTTCTCCGGCCCGATAATGGCTGTGCGAGAATCCTCGGACGTGATGTTAGAGACAGAAAGTCAGTACTCGAGCGAGTTGGTTACATTCCAGAGGAGCCTGTCCTGTTCCCGTATCTAACGGCGAGAGAAGTTCTGATGTTCTCTGCAAGGATGAGCGGGATGGACGAATGGGAGGATAGAGTGAGATATCTGTTGGAGGTGATCAGCTTCTCGCCCAAGGTGGAAGTCCGGAGCTCAAACAGCATGAGCTGGGGAACAAAGCCGGTGACCGAGCTGAGAAGAATGAAGGTGCACTACATTCCATTACTCGCGATTCCCGCCTACCTCATCGCAGAATTCATCACTCTCTACCTTCCTTCGGGATTGCCAGATTATTTCGCACTGTACTTTGCGATTCCAGCCGTGTCGTTCATGGACTTTCTTGCGAGGCAGGAGTCCTCGACGTTCTGGCTCTACAGGTCGAGCGATGTGGTCAGCGAATTCACAAAGGTGACAATCTTGAAGGTAGTACTTGGAGGATATGCAGTTTACCTCCCTTCAGCAGCCTTCGTTTACCCGTTAGTCTCAGATTTAATCTGGATTTACGTTTCGACCATATCTCTACCATTCATGTCCGTAATATGCACAGTTCTGGCTCTCAGAGATCTGTCGAAACCAAGGGGGGAGGCTGTTACATCTGTTCGGAGTGGAAAAGGGGACGGTGGGTGTTGCACACTTCTTCTTGCTGTCGCTGGTAGCAGGAGTTATCTATGCTCTGACGCTTTATGCTGGGTACTACTCAGCCCTCGTGATTCTGCTCCTGCCACTCTGCATGCCCATTCTGAAAAAGATTGGCAGCGAGGTGGATGTCGCGTGAAGGCAGTCGTTTACAGAGATAAGAGGAAAAGCACGATCACGTTCGCCATCTTTCTGGTGGGTGTCTTTCTGGCCTCGCTTGCGATGGTCTATGCAGGGCTGTCTGAAGCTGCGATTCTGGCGTTCTTTGTGGTGATTTATCTGGCCTTAAGAGTACCACTGTTTGTTTTTGCCAAAAGCGCGGAGTCTGTGGAGGTGGACGTGATTGAGGAGGTGGAGACAAGCCCTTCAGCAGTTTTCAGGGCGATGATCGGGAATTCAAAAGCTTTTATAATCTGTTTCTCGTCTCTGGTTGCTGCACTCATCCTGTTCGTCGCTATTATCCCTCAATACACGTTCTTTCCACTTAACATGCTTCTGATCCTCCTTGTTGTTTCGGTGTTCAGAAACACTCGCCTGAAGGTCTGCAGACAGGGGATCGTGGATGGTGGGAGCGCCTTAATTCCCTGGAGCGAGTTCTCCGGTGTGAGGAACGTCGGAGGACTGATAATTCTCGAGAGGAGGTTTGCTTTTCCTGTTGTTCTTCCAGAGCGGAAGGATTTGCTGCAGACAATTGGAGATCTCCTCGGCCCGAAAGCCAGCGGGTAA
- the twy1 gene encoding 4-demethylwyosine synthase TYW1 → MVKSLSDLKGYQIVGKHSAVKTCLWLKKSLKDEGYCYKQKFYGIASHRCLQMSPALICNLSCVHCWRPLDLMPPFTEWDEPEFIFEESIKAQHRLLSGFHGTEGVNRRKLEEAYRPNQVAISLIGEPTLYPRIDELVEVYRRNGFTTFLVTNGTNPQAVERVEPYQLYLSITAWNAESHRALQGRDQWGKVEETMRIMAEKDSRTVIRLTLMRNVNMEPEKFVEIVDKVQPDFIEAKAYMHLGHSRLRLDRSAMPSHEEIREFSERLARLTGYEVKDESEISRVVLLER, encoded by the coding sequence ATGGTCAAGAGCCTGTCGGATCTCAAGGGATACCAGATAGTCGGGAAGCATTCGGCAGTAAAGACGTGTCTGTGGCTCAAGAAGTCGCTCAAGGATGAGGGTTACTGCTACAAACAGAAGTTTTACGGGATAGCGAGCCACCGCTGTCTTCAGATGTCCCCAGCCCTGATCTGCAACCTCTCGTGCGTTCACTGCTGGAGACCCCTTGATTTAATGCCTCCCTTCACCGAGTGGGACGAGCCGGAGTTCATCTTCGAGGAGTCCATAAAGGCCCAGCACCGATTGCTGAGCGGCTTCCACGGGACTGAGGGGGTGAACAGGAGGAAGCTTGAGGAGGCCTACAGGCCGAATCAGGTGGCGATAAGCCTCATAGGCGAGCCCACTCTGTATCCGAGAATCGACGAGCTGGTTGAGGTTTACAGGAGAAACGGCTTCACCACATTCCTTGTTACCAACGGCACGAACCCGCAGGCTGTGGAGAGGGTTGAGCCCTACCAGCTCTACCTGAGCATAACTGCATGGAATGCAGAATCCCACAGAGCCCTGCAGGGCAGAGACCAGTGGGGTAAAGTAGAGGAGACGATGAGGATTATGGCCGAAAAGGACAGCAGAACCGTGATAAGGCTAACGCTGATGAGGAACGTGAACATGGAGCCGGAGAAGTTTGTTGAAATTGTGGACAAAGTTCAGCCCGACTTCATAGAGGCCAAGGCCTACATGCACCTCGGGCATTCAAGGCTCAGGCTCGACAGGAGTGCAATGCCGTCCCACGAGGAGATCAGGGAGTTCTCCGAGAGGCTCGCGAGGCTGACAGGCTATGAGGTTAAGGATGAGAGCGAGATAAGCAGGGTGGTGCTCCTTGAGAGGTGA
- a CDS encoding translin family protein, which yields MRGDYLQRLRAELEEKERVREELILKSRELRLNSSKAIANIHAGRFEKSGEFLKKAEELLDDVLSYRDRYPELFYLAHDAVQEFVEAYAFRHIVERLELPEDLPVDIPQSVLPGLADCVGEMRRYALTLMVRGEEFDRVERIIQLMEEIYFTLIEFDFHDKLTSNLRPKLDMARNAIERTKSDYLTARVSRAVE from the coding sequence TTGAGAGGTGATTACCTGCAAAGGCTCAGGGCTGAGCTGGAGGAGAAGGAGAGGGTGAGGGAGGAGCTCATACTGAAGTCGAGGGAGCTCAGGCTGAACAGCTCGAAGGCGATTGCAAACATCCACGCCGGCAGGTTCGAGAAGTCCGGAGAGTTTTTGAAGAAAGCAGAGGAGCTGCTCGACGATGTCCTAAGCTACAGGGACAGGTATCCGGAGCTGTTCTACCTCGCCCACGATGCGGTTCAGGAGTTTGTTGAGGCATACGCTTTCAGGCACATCGTCGAGAGGCTGGAGCTCCCAGAAGACCTTCCGGTGGACATCCCCCAGTCCGTTCTCCCCGGCCTTGCCGACTGCGTGGGAGAGATGAGGAGGTACGCGCTTACGCTCATGGTCAGGGGAGAGGAGTTTGATAGGGTGGAGAGGATAATCCAGCTGATGGAGGAAATCTACTTCACCCTGATAGAGTTCGACTTCCACGACAAGCTCACCAGCAATCTAAGGCCAAAGCTCGACATGGCGAGGAACGCGATAGAGAGGACGAAGTCCGACTACCTCACGGCAAGGGTATCGAGAGCGGTGGAGTGA
- a CDS encoding phosphoribulokinase, translating to MGRVFLIGIAGDSGSGKTTFAEGIRRMFPGRVSALSMDDYHTLSRRERIERGITPLNPEMTDLGLFREHLLKLRSGKPIEKPVYDHSTGEIRCCERFEPSEIVIAEGLHTLYEGLNELYDYRIFVDPAREIKRRWKLKRDVEERGYRREDVIREIIQREPDYKRYVDFQKIYADTIVKIYPSMLRSSERIAYLSSQEEMYRVRLVFTNLSVSMKHVGLKLDLSRMIKAGERDFAISFFSDYYHGKRASFIDVDGFLSVEIFESLLDVLRDETGEELKWDVGEYASSTEVAKLMICWNLVEVMKSRSNEG from the coding sequence ATGGGCAGGGTTTTCTTGATAGGCATCGCCGGAGACAGCGGCTCGGGCAAGACCACATTTGCAGAGGGAATAAGGAGGATGTTCCCCGGCAGGGTTTCGGCGCTAAGCATGGACGACTACCACACCCTATCCCGGAGGGAGAGGATTGAGAGGGGAATAACGCCTCTCAACCCGGAGATGACTGATCTCGGACTTTTCAGAGAGCACCTGCTGAAGCTCAGGAGCGGAAAGCCCATCGAGAAGCCCGTTTACGACCACTCCACCGGAGAAATAAGGTGCTGCGAGAGGTTTGAGCCAAGTGAGATCGTAATAGCCGAGGGACTCCACACCCTTTACGAGGGGCTGAACGAGCTCTACGATTACAGGATATTTGTGGATCCTGCCAGAGAGATCAAGAGGAGGTGGAAGCTGAAGAGGGACGTTGAGGAGAGGGGCTATAGGAGGGAGGACGTCATCAGGGAGATAATCCAGAGGGAGCCAGACTACAAGAGGTACGTGGACTTCCAGAAGATCTACGCAGACACGATCGTGAAGATCTACCCCAGCATGCTGAGGAGCTCGGAGAGGATAGCCTACCTGTCCTCTCAGGAGGAGATGTACCGCGTGAGGCTCGTGTTCACGAACCTCTCTGTGAGCATGAAGCATGTCGGCCTGAAGCTGGACCTCTCGAGGATGATCAAGGCCGGAGAGAGGGACTTCGCCATATCCTTCTTCTCGGACTACTACCACGGAAAGAGGGCGAGCTTCATAGACGTGGATGGATTTCTGAGCGTGGAAATATTCGAGTCACTCCTCGACGTGCTGAGGGATGAGACTGGAGAGGAGCTGAAATGGGATGTGGGGGAGTACGCGAGCTCTACAGAGGTTGCGAAGCTGATGATCTGCTGGAACCTCGTTGAGGTGATGAAGTCGAGGAGTAACGAAGGATGA
- a CDS encoding Na+/H+ antiporter — MELLAELLSLLLIAILIATGVKYVRFPYTIALVLVGIAVGLSGLFPPIQLTEELVFTLILPPLLFEGALAMDIGELRRNAKPILALATLGLLISILVAGYIASLSGIPILLALIFAAMVSPTDPVSVLATFKKLGAPKRLTTIMEGESIINDGTAVVIYSILLGMLAGSTSVWQGIAEFFFVCIGGAVVGFLLGYSAYRLLAHIDDALIEVTLTVILAFGTFLIAEAFGVSGVIAVVTAGLIVGNYGTEFSMSPTTRITLVNFWSAVVFIVNSLVFILIGLDTPVYRLSEHADLIAIAILAVLAGRAVVVYPILSALRMRLSWQNVVFWGGLHGTIPVALALSYSGPMREEIVSMVFGVVIFSLVVQGLSLDIYARRVFRRDESKAEYEELRARLFSIRRAVEELNRMASKGEVDHEIASHVIDELEKVEQRLKAKVSEVLSREDIREEEYRKVWREVLEVERSAVSELVRKGIISEEVGEKVIREIDEELVSIEDGKD, encoded by the coding sequence ATGGAGCTGCTCGCCGAACTCCTCTCCCTGCTTCTCATAGCCATCCTGATAGCAACCGGGGTAAAGTACGTCCGCTTTCCATACACCATCGCCCTTGTGCTCGTGGGCATCGCTGTGGGGCTTTCCGGCCTCTTTCCTCCAATCCAGCTCACAGAGGAGCTCGTGTTCACCCTCATCCTCCCGCCCCTGCTTTTCGAGGGAGCATTGGCGATGGACATAGGCGAGCTTAGGAGAAACGCCAAGCCCATCCTTGCCCTCGCAACCCTCGGCCTCCTAATCTCGATACTTGTCGCAGGCTACATAGCAAGCCTTTCCGGTATCCCAATTCTGCTCGCCCTGATATTCGCCGCTATGGTCTCTCCCACAGACCCGGTCTCGGTGCTCGCAACGTTCAAGAAGCTCGGGGCTCCCAAGAGACTTACGACGATAATGGAGGGCGAGAGCATAATAAACGATGGCACCGCCGTCGTCATATACTCAATACTCCTCGGAATGCTGGCCGGGAGCACGTCGGTATGGCAGGGGATCGCTGAGTTCTTCTTTGTGTGCATCGGAGGAGCAGTGGTCGGATTTCTGCTGGGCTATTCAGCCTACAGGCTCCTCGCCCACATAGACGATGCCCTCATCGAGGTTACGCTCACAGTCATACTGGCCTTCGGAACCTTTCTAATCGCCGAGGCTTTCGGAGTCTCGGGAGTCATCGCGGTGGTCACGGCAGGCCTTATAGTCGGCAACTACGGAACGGAGTTCTCAATGTCACCAACAACGAGGATAACGCTTGTGAACTTCTGGAGCGCGGTAGTATTCATCGTGAACTCCCTCGTCTTCATTCTTATAGGCCTCGACACTCCAGTTTACAGGCTCTCAGAGCATGCAGACCTTATCGCCATCGCCATACTCGCGGTTCTGGCTGGCAGGGCGGTCGTTGTCTACCCAATCCTCTCCGCCCTGAGGATGAGGCTGTCCTGGCAGAACGTGGTCTTCTGGGGAGGACTGCACGGAACCATCCCTGTTGCCTTGGCGCTGAGCTACAGCGGCCCCATGAGGGAAGAGATAGTCTCGATGGTTTTCGGAGTGGTGATATTCTCGCTTGTGGTTCAGGGGCTCAGCCTCGACATTTATGCAAGAAGGGTTTTCAGGAGGGACGAGAGCAAGGCCGAATACGAGGAGCTCAGAGCGAGGCTGTTCTCGATTAGAAGAGCGGTTGAGGAGCTGAACAGGATGGCGTCGAAGGGTGAGGTGGATCACGAGATCGCAAGCCATGTCATCGACGAGCTGGAGAAGGTTGAGCAGAGGCTCAAGGCCAAGGTCTCAGAGGTTCTGAGCCGGGAGGACATAAGGGAGGAGGAGTACCGGAAGGTGTGGAGGGAAGTCCTCGAGGTGGAGAGGAGTGCGGTCAGCGAGCTGGTCAGAAAGGGAATAATCAGCGAGGAGGTTGGAGAAAAGGTCATCAGGGAGATAGATGAGGAGCTCGTGAGCATTGAGGATGGAAAAGACTAA
- a CDS encoding MEMO1 family protein: protein MRYPKFAGSFYPSNPESLLAMLGEFTEKGMKDEDVIAIVSPHAGYMYSGRTAGRVHSLLPDVETFIVIGPNHTGFGMPVAVSRDEWMTPLGVVEPDEEFIEAMPKVAVVPDEMAFAEEHSLEVQIPFLQYLHRDFRIVAICMGLQDEESAREVAEEIIKAYEETGRSFAIVASSDMHHYLPDEECRRKDEVVIRAIESMDVGKFYRTIYDMQASVCGYGPIAVAMLVAKHFGASARLVHYSTSGDVADKSYVVGYAGIAFRRFD from the coding sequence ATGAGGTACCCGAAGTTTGCAGGCTCATTCTATCCCTCGAACCCCGAATCACTCCTCGCAATGCTCGGTGAGTTCACGGAGAAGGGGATGAAGGACGAGGACGTGATTGCGATAGTCTCCCCCCATGCCGGCTACATGTACTCCGGCAGGACTGCAGGCAGAGTTCACTCCCTCCTGCCGGATGTCGAGACGTTCATAGTCATCGGCCCCAACCACACGGGCTTCGGGATGCCGGTGGCTGTTTCCAGAGACGAGTGGATGACCCCCCTCGGCGTCGTCGAGCCGGACGAGGAGTTCATCGAGGCGATGCCGAAGGTAGCTGTTGTGCCTGACGAGATGGCCTTCGCGGAGGAGCACAGCCTCGAGGTGCAGATCCCGTTTCTGCAGTACCTGCACAGGGACTTCAGGATCGTGGCGATCTGCATGGGGCTGCAGGACGAGGAGAGCGCGAGGGAGGTCGCGGAGGAGATCATAAAGGCGTACGAGGAGACCGGCAGGAGCTTCGCGATTGTGGCGTCAAGCGACATGCACCACTACCTGCCAGACGAGGAGTGCAGGAGGAAGGATGAGGTCGTGATAAGGGCGATAGAGAGCATGGACGTCGGGAAGTTCTACAGGACGATATACGACATGCAGGCCAGCGTCTGCGGGTACGGGCCCATTGCCGTTGCGATGCTCGTGGCCAAGCACTTTGGAGCCAGTGCAAGGCTCGTGCACTACTCCACGAGCGGAGATGTTGCTGACAAGAGCTACGTTGTTGGCTATGCGGGTATAGCCTTCAGAAGGTTCGATTAA